TGCGCTTGAGCACGAGTGTGCGCTTGCACTAGGACCAGCTGtcctcaaactcagtcctgggggaccactgtgtatgctggttttcattccaacctccactgcaatcccagaattttaacaagctgttaatttttcttaattcggtgcttttcatgttttagagctggggtccccagtcttatccagaaagggccagtgcaGGTGcacacatctgattctactaatcaaggtgcttagcaaagactagaggttggaatgaaaaccagcatacacagtgctcccccaggaccaagtttgagaaccactgcactGGACTTCAGTCAAACACACCTTTCATAACAATGAACACACAGCTGTTGTTGAAGGTGTATTTGTCCGTCCCCTTTTCCGCCCGGAAACAGAATGGCCCGTTGTCATGGGGTTTGACTTCGTCGATCTCCAGGGTGCAGTTCTGTTCGTCCAGATCGCCCACCAGCCGAGTGCGGCCTTTGAAGTTATTGAGAACTCTGCTCTGTGCGTTGTGATAGGCGTAGCCGCCGTCTCTCGCCTGCCACATCCCGCTGAGGCCAGTAACGGGATATTCGCCTTCGCTTGTGAAACCACACGGGATAACCACACAGGACTGGGTCAAGGCGCTGATTCTGGGGGTGACGCTGGCTGCCCAGATATGACTgatacctaaaaaaaaacaacaaacgaATAcatgctttagtttttttttttttgtttggtcagATTTGAAAGCATCAGCCAATTACCAGTTATCTGTGCCAGTGTGTAAATAGTGTGGGACCATGTAACCTAAAATGTGGCatgattttattcatgttttttctgAACGCAGATTAATTCTGGACAACCACAAGGATACAGAATAgagaatgaattaatgaatgaatataggAGATGGACAACAGCTACTATTCATAACAcaactttgggggggggggggtggaagacATACCACAATCTTagcttctgttttttgttttttaaaacagtagAAGAATCGGCTGAGGGCACCCTGAGGGTATTGCaaggaatgtgttttttaatggcaAGCTATTGGTACAAGACCTTCATCAGggcatattatatatatatgtaatatatatagtACCGAAAGCTtgccattaaaaaacacattccttGCAATACCCTCAGGGTGCCCTCAGCCTtttattacattgtttttttaaaacaaaaagcatttaataCCCTAGTgccattgtttttcttgttgcttCTAGTTCAAGATGCAACTTAAAATATACACACTGCTTGTGTCATCAGTGTCCGGACCAGCAGTGGGCGATTCAGGCGCTGGGGGTTCATACACTGAAAAGTAAAAGGAGGCAAAATAGGGCTTGATTCACCTTAAAATTGATCACATTTAACTATCCAAGAGCACGAAGATATGAGCAGTGTTAGTCCGAATGTGTTTGTTATTCCATTCAGATCCAGCTGGCGATTTTCAAGACAAATTATATTATACTGGTGCCATACTGCTCTACCTCAGGAGATAGTAGGGTTGTATACTATGAGGTGATTAAGGtcactgtgcattttaaatatatactttccatcttttaaaatcaaaatcaagctCTTTCTTGCCAGTTTCTCCAAACATACACCTCTAAGGAAACATTATATAAAGCATTTTGTTATGTATTTGCGTGCCTTatgttgtttaatttaataattttatgcCATATACGTACTTTTCACATGTAAATCGATTGAGGCCATTGGCCTTTTCCCATCAGGAAACTCAGCTGTGCAGGTCAGAGTTTTACCGTGGTCGTCCATAGATGCAATGAACATTATACTGGATACAGTTTTCCACTtagtggcagccatttttgtagttttgctGGAGGCTGGCATGTCCTTGTAGCTCCACACAATAGCCGGCTGTTGTTTAGAGCAGGTGTAAAAGACAGAACATGTGACGTTCTTCACCACACCTTCAAGGAACTCCACTGGGCCGGGATCAGTAATGATCTCCCCAACTGAACCTAAAGCAGAGATGCAGTTTAGCTACAATCCATATTTGTTAACACGTTAGTAAAATATAGTCGTCAGTTTATATTTGTATaccgttgttgttgtttttcatttacgattgttttctttctttgtgaagGCTGGACTTGAGTGCGCAATTATAGCTACAAAAGTGGACTGCAAAAATTAAACCAAGGATCAATCTTTCCCAAACACAATACCACTGGTAATTTCAAATTAAGCCtgggtgtctttttttttttgttgcaaactGTGTGGCCCGTTCAGCTATCATCAAACCTGTCTACTGAGTTTGAAACAAggtgacatttgcatttgctgtatttaaaatttgtgataaaaaacataaaatatgttttactttggcataatttacattttagttgCTGAAATTTACTTTggcataatttacattttagttgCTGAAATGCAGGCATCCATAAGAAGAATTCCCCTACAGATTATGTCCTAACTCAACATGCAGTTGATGAACTGGGCTGATTAACCAGTGATGCCTGCAGCGCACCATCGATGTCAGTTTGACACTACCCTGCTGTAGCGCCTTACATTCGGCCTGGATGGTGATGTCCGCCTGGGCCTCCTGGCCTCCTGGATGCTGGACACGACAAGACAGAGTTTGTTGATCTTCAACGATGACCCACGTCTGCACCAACGTGGTTTTCCACTTCACGTCTTGCGCTTGAGTTTCATGAGCCTGGCCCGTCTCGGGAAAACCAATCAGGCTCAGTATAGGGGGCGTGGCCGGACACATGTGGTAGGCACTGCACTGCACGCTGATTTGCTCTCCCACCTTGGGTATGCCAATAATTTGCATTTCTGGTTTATCCACTCTGTCTGCAGAAAATGCAGAAGAATGAAATCggtgaaaaagtttttttttttttttaaatggccaccATCAGTGGAGGCAACGCATTTAACTGCAAATGGAAACAAAGACAGCCTACCAGCCTACCTTAGCACGGTTATGAGTCCGTTTTTATGTCTTTATAGTTTGTTCTtgtacaacatgttgtacatTGTGAGCTTCACCGACCATAAAACATTGTGAGTCTACGTTATCTGAAACCAGGGTGCCATGGTCCCCTGGTTCCTGCACCTATGACTCagccaaattaaaattttgttgaAAATCTTTCCCTAATTTATtacacaaaacaggaaatgacgaGGGGATAATGAATGGTTTCCTCTCACCAGTCACGTAAATCTCCACGGTCTTGTCCTGATAGTTCTGTCTGTGGTAGGAGGAGATGGGCTTCGGGTCCACCCAGGTGTAAAGCCTCTGTCTATGATGGTTCATCTCGACGGGGTTAATTTTCAGGCTGCAGCTCCGGTCACTCGGAGATCCGTACAGAGAGGTTTTCCCGCTGAAgtcactgatgacatcaccaggGCGCGCTGCGCTGAACACTACCGTGTACTCCCCGGGCGTGTATTTGTACCACATGACACTGATGTCAgagggcagggtggaggagtACTCAAAATGGCAGGGGATGACCAGGCACGAGCCCTGCAGGCCTGTCACCTGGCTGGGCATAGAGAAGCTCCACCCCAGGGAAAACATGGCCCCTGAAAAACACCCACAGGAAGATGAGATTTCATCTGCACACGAGCGCAGTTACTGCAGACGCTATGGAGTAACCAGATGGTGAGCTCTGtgttcttaaaattaaaattcctcAATTGTCTAAATCAGTGCAACATAGCATTGAGAAACCCCCCACTGCCAACCAGAATGCATTAGTGCTGAGGCACGCACTGATTTTCTGGAATCGCAGCGTCATGACAACGGAAAGGATagtcttctgattggttcacagAGGTTTTTAGAACATCGTAAGATTCCAAGTTGAATTACAGTATGTTTGCTATTACACATAGTATTGAAAGCAGCTACAAGCTTTTAGCTGTGACAGTTGCTTATCACATAAAGCTTTATCTGTAAACACGTAAAACTGCCTTTCCAAAGATATCTTTGTCCTCATACCTTATCTGGCATGCCATGCAAAACTGTAAACCATTTTTCATTCTTACTGAAAAAGGGACCTCTCTCATTTTGGGAAAACTCACTTTTCACCTTCAGAGTGATGTACCCCTCTTGAGTTTGCCCATTGGTGAACCTTGCGGTGCATTTCAGGGCTTGGTTGTGGTCGCTGGCCCCTGCCTTGAATTTCAAAATGGACCGGCTTTCCCAGCTCCCACTGCCTCGTTTCTTAAACTCGCTGGAGACCTTCATGCCTCCATAATTCCAAGACAGATCTGGACGCTGCTCTTGGCAGGCGTAGGATACAGAACAGACCACGTCCTTCTCCACGCCTTCCAGGAACTCCTCCGAACTGGGATTTATAGTGACCTTTGTCACTGAACCTGAGGCAGAAGGTTAGTACACATTGGTCCCTTGCTTAGCATCTGCATGTGACCTTGCAACAGTCGTTTATTCTCAGGCATCGCCTTAGCATGACATTTTCTGACGGCGGTTACGTCACACGCAGCGgtggtgtttattttcatgatttcccACCATTTCACTCCCATGTGTGAAGGCCCAGTCCTAGTCACCTGACACGCTCAGTGCAGTGACGTCTGATTTTCCTCCTTGAAGGGAGAGCGCAAACAAGTTCTCACTCTCCTCAACACACGAGGCTAACTGCTCCCTGCTTCCTGTTCCATCACGGTTCACAAGCTGAGCTCGCATAGACATGAATCTTAAGGCTGCACTCTCCATCTAGAGCTTTAAATGCTAACTGTAGAAAACTGACAAGTATTGTAGCTGatggaaataattttgaaatttaacCATGGCTGTGTAATTGCAAATATATCCCAAATAAAAGCGCGATTGTCGTACAGTAGCGGTAACTCAAGGCTGGAGAATTAGGGCGTGTCCAACTCTACAATTGTACAGTTGTAGGAGtgataaataaaatctgaaaataagcTTATAGCCAAAAGCAATTTTCAGGATCTTTTTTAGTGGGTGAAACACTAGAACTAATTTATCCCTGTCCATATGTAATTACTCACATTGTCCCTTAAGGCTGACGGTTTTGGATGCGCTCCGGCCGGAGGGATGTTTGACTTCACAAGTGATGGTTTGGTGGGCGTTGTCTAATGTCCAGATCATCTCCATGGTGATTTTCCACTTGCCTTCATGCACTTCTGTGTGATAGACTTTGGGTGTCCCAGTATGTCCCGCTACGGTCAGGCGCAATGTTGGGGGACGCGGTCGGCACGTGTGGTAGGCGCTGCACTGGACGGTCATTTGTTCTCCCACCGTACGTGAGCcggaaaaatataattttggttCGTCTGCtctgtcttaaaaaaaaaaaaaacatgaaatacaaacatataaTTGCGCTTAGCACTTCTAAGCAAGTCACATCCATCATTTCTAAGAAAACTGGTACATTTTCAGTCAAATGAAAACCTTCACCATAGCACAGTAGAGAAATAATAAAGAGTTCAATTCTCTCACCTCGTACACGGATTTTCACAGCTTTgtcataaaatttaaaatagtgATATGTGACGTAGTCTGGGTCCACCCAGGGGTAAACCCTCTCCTCTTGGTGACGCCAGTCCAGGGGGTAAATCTTCAGGCTGCAGTCTCCATTGTAAGGTGATCCGTATAAAGAGGTTTTTCCCCTGAACTTTTCGATGACTTCATTTGGGTTTTTTGGATCGCACACCAGAGGGTATCCTCTGTCGACATATTGGTACCAGACCACTCTGCCCTTGTCGTTGGGTGGGTATTCGCTATAAGAAAATCTGCAGGGGATGACCAGGCAGGACCCTACCATGCCCTCCATCTCTCTGGGCACGGTGACACTCCATGCCCAGGAAACGCCAAATATGGCACCTTAGAAAACAGAAATTTGATTGGTTTGATCAGGAGTGAAACAaaagcctttttgtttttttcttgctgtcCTATTGCTGCCTTGGCTACTCTTAACTAGCATTTTTCAGTTAATCAGATTAATGAAATTCCATTAACAATGTGGTAGACCATAGCTAATGTGTTCGGtcttggatatatatatatatatatatatacacacacacacagtacagtccAAAAGTACTGGGTCACTTgcggttaaaaaataaaaataataaaaattcagtttatataatacataatatatgtatttattaaataacaaaccaaaggtTTGTGGAAGTggaagagtgggagggaggtggatgGGTAGgtttgactgaaatcttatctaacttaagttttttttttttaaccacaggtaACCCAACACCTATAGACACATGGCAAAGAAGATGTAGTTAGGTTTAGATGTGCAAAGCCAactaaacatattgtggcaagaaggttatcctcaccaaaaaaatgtaagtgaCCAGTTAACAACAATATGTAAGAACATGTCACGCAGCACAAAGCCCCAACACTGTGAAATGTTGTATAAATGATTTGTGCTAGTGATATCTTTTCGACAAATggatgctttttaaattttatgtttatCTTGATTTTGAACCATCGTGTCTGCTTTCTAAattgaataaacacaaatataaataaaagaaataacatgtaatcaataaataatcaataaaacaataacctgATTAAAAATATCTGCCACAGAAAAAGTGAGTACAAAGAACATAAGATAAGTCAAAGCACACCTTGAAAACACACTCCATACAGAAGCACCCATGCAAATGGCTCCATGTGGGCTGAATTAAATATTCTCCTGAAAACCTGTAAAATACAGCAAGGGTTATTTGGGCTACACGCTGCTTTACTCTGGTACTGggacaccatttaaaaaataaaaaaaatatttatataatctcCAAAAGATTCCAAAATGTCACCCCCATGGTCTAAAGAGGAACGTGAATGTTTCTATTGCCATAAGGTAGGGCATGTTATTGCTAACtgtttcactttgaaaaagaaaactgctgcCCCAGCTAAGCCTACAGGCTTTGTTAGAATTGTTCCTCAAACCACTCAGTGTTTAAACGGTCCTGAAAGCAAACCTGAAGAAGGTTTTGAGCcgtttatttttgaaggttttGTTTCCCTTTCCGGTGATCCGACTGAGCAAAAACCGGTGCGGATTTTAAGAGACACGGGAGCTTTGCAATCCTTTGTGTTGGCCGACGTGATAGCCGTATCGGACGTGACATATAGTGGTGCTAATGTGGTAATTTAGGGAATTGATATGGCCTTTGTTACTGTTCCCTTACACAAAGTACATGTTCAGACTGATTTAGTCACGGGTTATTCTAATGTGGCTGTACGGTCCGCTTTGCCTGTACCAGGCGTTGACTTCATTATGGGAAATGATATTGCCGGAGGTAAAGTGCGTCCAGTACTCGAAGTTCTAAATAAACCCGCACCCTGTCCGATCTCTGACGTGTCTAGATCACTTCCTGGTGTCTTCCCTGCTTGCATGCACTCACTCGAGCTCAATCAAaagtttccaccaaaagtaccaggaactacttttcaaggaactaaaaggttccttcagcccatggttgtctgtgtgtttccaccgcggtctaaagtcccgcgaagattaggcaaattagcccactgacgtatgaaaaagtgacgtggtcgtcggtccatctgtcctatgatttcttctgtaaccccgttgttatgcaacaaataggatataacaggctaatagtcagattgtaactgttttatatatcctctcaaacacgttcattatgtttttatgcgaacattcgcttttatgtcttgacatccgaagcgacagaatgcattcacatttatatatataactggcaacaacagcaaaaaacatgcacacgttgtaaacaatttgctgtttgattactttctcatcgtcaattccatataggctaatcgcaaaatgacaagaatagaacgaaaactcggacttgcgtgaaaatttaaattagtagtggtagcctacagccactgtttgctttccttcgaagttactgctagccgagcagccaagtgtgccctccagatgcgaaccatgcaccataaattagtccatagtcttcctggtctttttgtggaattgaaaactggcagagtaaaattacggcagtctgaaaaagctaaagggacgattactagaattaacctgttattttaccctgacaaaaagtgcggaaggtgatttccagtttgcttttactgtatcaccaatgtgaattacgcagaactaccgcatacctcacataactgtattaaacgttttgagtcaattacaacgggctaacaaagaaaatccggaagaaaatattcagcaaccgaattaatccgtttgaatgttttggtacgtaatatgctgtcccagcacgaatgctttttataaaaaaagaagagcacacgttataattccaagacattggcaggctataaccaaaactaggctactgcgccgcataacatacaagtttgatttgaagttattatgaaaattaattggtttgcggctgcatatttttaaacatggcggctgaaaataaacacaaaaaaatgctgtgagtactcgaccaatcagaaatgttcagcgctgcaagctccacccaaaaggttcctgtactttcggaaagtactaccccccgagcaggaactttttggggggtaaaataaagcccccggaactaaatttagaccccagttcctgcggtggaaacgcactgagttcctcaaaaggttcctagttccggggtaaagttcctgcggtggaaacgcggcttaagggAGCCGAATGGGCTGTGGTTTTTCAAATTGTAGTACCTGGCGTGTATCGACCGCAGGTATTAGCGTTGCCACATGAGAAACCATAGTCTGGTAATTTGGGAATTACCAAGACGTATAATCGCATGTTAAAGCATTTCTTTTGGCCAGGACTTAGAAGTGCTGTTGTGAAACACTGTCGGTCTTGTCACATTTGTAAGGTCACGGGAAAACCTAATCAGGTTGTTCCACCAGGCCCGCTCTGTCCAATTCAAGTACTTGGTGAActagtaagtgtataattcgtccaggtgcatagaactgccgaaatccgtcctgctagagttggataagtatctgcgttcatttgctaattacatACTGCGTtagatttaaacttttccctgtgtggtaactgttctttgtttttaggttgtgttaggtttcTATCTACCActtttgattcttagaattgatagattgattattgcactattacagactgtgaacctgtgtaatcagcgactcaggttttcagttgctaattaggtacactcggagcgacgctagcgtcgctccctcctagtttatgagccagttccccattccagtctgtgctctcccccttAGACGGCGCTTCCAGCGGCGTGGCCCCCCTcgacaacggaacccctctaacctctgctaccccccgctgaccccctgtgagaactttacggtcacaggggggctatggaactgccagtctgctatgcgcaaggcagacttcatctccgcctatgcctccctcctatccctgcagttccttgccctcacagagacctggatcacaccagacaactctgccactcctgctgccctctcgtcctcctactccttctcccacaccccccggcgatctggccgtggtggtggtactggtctactgatctcccccacctggaaattctctgttctccccctccctgacctgtctatatccacttttgaattccatcctgtctctatcacctaccctgctaacctctatattattgttatttatcgtcccccggggcccctgggaagcttcctggatgagctagacaccctgctcagctc
This window of the Anguilla anguilla isolate fAngAng1 chromosome 1, fAngAng1.pri, whole genome shotgun sequence genome carries:
- the LOC118235520 gene encoding uncharacterized protein LOC118235520; the protein is MEPFAWVLLYGVCFQGAIFGVSWAWSVTVPREMEGMVGSCLVIPCRFSYSEYPPNDKGRVVWYQYVDRGYPLVCDPKNPNEVIEKFRGKTSLYGSPYNGDCSLKIYPLDWRHQEERVYPWVDPDYVTYHYFKFYDKAVKIRVRDRADEPKLYFSGSRTVGEQMTVQCSAYHTCRPRPPTLRLTVAGHTGTPKVYHTEVHEGKWKITMEMIWTLDNAHQTITCEVKHPSGRSASKTVSLKGQCSVTKVTINPSSEEFLEGVEKDVVCSVSYACQEQRPDLSWNYGGMKVSSEFKKRGSGSWESRSILKFKAGASDHNQALKCTARFTNGQTQEGYITLKVKRAMFSLGWSFSMPSQVTGLQGSCLVIPCHFEYSSTLPSDISVMWYKYTPGEYTVVFSAARPGDVISDFSGKTSLYGSPSDRSCSLKINPVEMNHHRQRLYTWVDPKPISSYHRQNYQDKTVEIYVTDRVDKPEMQIIGIPKVGEQISVQCSAYHMCPATPPILSLIGFPETGQAHETQAQDVKWKTTLVQTWVIVEDQQTLSCRVQHPGGQEAQADITIQAECSVGEIITDPGPVEFLEGVVKNVTCSVFYTCSKQQPAIVWSYKDMPASSKTTKMAATKWKTVSSIMFIASMDDHGKTLTCTAEFPDGKRPMASIDLHVKMYEPPAPESPTAGPDTDDTSSISHIWAASVTPRISALTQSCVVIPCGFTSESEYPVTGLSGMWQTRDGGYAYHNGQSRVTNNFKGRTRLVGDLDEQNCTLEIDEVKPHDNGPFCFRAEKGTDKYTFNNSCVFIVMKASPSDPVMTPLWEETKEGSALSATCSVEHTCPTHPPTFTWNVKDGKTTTSHTQSSPSTWKTSSTLTFIPAGDNYEEQLTCSATFWRRKRQDSSASLNVKRKQSLLPILLPATAAALLALALCVGVLTCRKRCSRKSTDQHSLRSPQPDTQRSFWKRFSRRHEGNSASWNVGNTGHRELPRDCPRSPPRPEERASFWRRFSRRNPKDFLDRPSRPEKRRSIWSRFSRQQHGNGPEMNVGYRANNESLAGNVPTKPKPHFPSPVRNPKSAHAAKHRNDTPYFEEEEEEEDYENCFKEDIYANM